A segment of the Streptomyces sp. L2 genome:
CCGGGACGTCCTGGGCTTCACCCTGCTCGCCGAGGGCAAGGAGGACGGCCGCCGCCACGCGTTCCTCGGCGACGGCGACGGCGACAGTGACGAGCCCGTCCTCACGCTCTGGCAGCAGGCGCAGGAGTCGTACGACGGCGACCGCGCCGGACTGCACCACCTGGCCTTCACCGCCGACTCGGTGGAGCGGGTCCGCGCCTACGAGACGGCGCTGCGCGCCGCCGGGGTGCGCTTCGCCCACGAGGGCGTCGTCGCCCACCGGGAGGGCTCCGCCTCCGGCGGGATCTTCTTCCACGACCCGGACGGCACCCGCCTGGAAATCTCCGTCCCCGACGGCGCGGAAGGCACCCCCGCCCCGCACGCCACCGCCCCGACCTGCGGGTTCTTCTAGCCATGGGGGTGTATCACGCCGGCTCGCTGGCCGTGCAGGAACGGGTCGGGGTCCGGGAGCGCGCTGAGCACGTGGGCCGTTCGCTCGGCCAGGGCATCAAACCGGTCGCCGCCGCGTTCCTCGAACTCCAGCCCCTGCTGGTCGTCGGCGCCGCCGACCCCGCCACCGGCAGGGTGTGGGCCTCGCCCCTCGCGGGCTCCCCCGGCTTCGTCCGGGCCACCGGGCCCCGGCAGATGTCCGTCCTCCGGGAGCCGGCCCCGGGCGACCCCCTCGCCACGGCCCTCACCACCCCGGACACCCCCGTCGGCACCATCGCCGTCGACCCCCGCACCCGGCGCCGTATGCGCCTCAACGGCCGACTGCGGCCCACGGCGCGGGGCTTCGCGGTCACGGCGGAGCAGGTGTTCTCCAACTGCCCGAAACACATCCAGCGCAGGGAGAGTTACGAGTGGGCCGCCGAGCGCAGGCCGGGATCGGTACGGCGATTGCGGCAACTCGACGCGGAACAGCGGGCGTTCATCGCCTCGGCCGACACCTTCTTCCTCGCCACCGTCCGCGGCACCGGCGCCGACGTCAGCCACCGGGGCGGCAACCCCGGCTTCGTGCGGGCCACTTCACCCGTGGACCTGACCTGGCGGGACTACCCCGGCAACGCCATGTTCCTCACCCTGGGCAACCTGAGCACCGACCCGCGTGCGGGACTGCTCTTCCTGGACTGGACGAAGGGCACCACCCTGCACCTCAGCGGCGAGGCGCGCACGGAGTTCGACGACGACGGCGAACGGACCGTCCGCTTCACCCTGACCGAGGCCGTGCACCGGCCCGCCGCCCTGCCCCTGCGCTGGACGGCACCGGAGTATTCACCGGCCAATCCCGACATCGCGCGCTAACGTCCCTGTAATGCGACGGAAGTTGAGGGTGGCGGCCTACGCCGTGTGTGTCCGCGACGGTCAGATCCTCCTCGCCCGCTCACCGGCCCCCGACGGCACCCCCGAGTGGGTGCTCCCCGGCGGCGGCATGGAGCACGGCGAGGACCCGTACGACACCGTGCGCCGCGAAGTCACCGAGGAGACCGGCTACCGCATCGAGGTGACCGGCCTCCTCGGCATCGACTCCCACCACGTCCCGATCCGGGGCCGCCTCGGCCGCCGCAGCGTCGACCACCACGGCGTGCGGATCGTCTACACCGGCGAGATCACCGGCGGCGACCTCCGCCACGAGGTCAACGGCTCCACCGACTTCGCCGCCTGGCACGACCTGGACGCCGTACCCGGCCTGGCCCGCATCCACCTCGTCGACACCGCACTCCGCCTGTGGCGCGAACGCCCGCCCTCGGGCCGCGCGACCACGGAACGGCCGGTGCCCTAGAACCCCGAGACGAGCACCCGGAGCCCCGCTTCCGTACGGCGATGGGCGTCACCCGTTGCCGCCGCGTTCACGCACGGGTCATCCCCGGTGCCGACCATCCAGAGCGAGCGGGGCGTTCGCGCCAGCGGTGGCCCCGCGACCACTGCCGACGCGTTCGCACCCGGGGAGATCGCGCCATGCCGCGCACACGCTCTGCCGCCGCCTCCGCCCAGGGGGCCCGCCGCCGTACCGTCCTCGCCGCCGCCGGCGCGGTCTCGCTGACCGCGGGCGCCGGCTACGCACTCCGCCCGGCTCACGGCCGGACCGCCGCACAGACCGCCGCCCACGCCGAAGCACCCTCGGGGGCCGGTGCCGGGCCCGCTCCCGCAGACCGCGCGGCGCACGCCGGTACGGCCGCCCGGAGGACCGGCCCCTCGACCCGGGGCACCACCCTGGAGTCGGTCGCCACTCCCAGGGGCGGCTCCGGCTACCGCCGCCTCGGCGACGGACCCGGCTGGCCCCGGGTCGTGCGCACCGACCTGGCGCACCCCCGGTCCGGCCGCGCGGACCGCCGTACGGCCCTCGCCGCGTTCGTCCAGTTCACCGACCTGCACCTGACGGACGTGCAGCACCCGTTGCGCGCGGAGTTCCTGCGCGCGGCCGACCCGCACGCCTGGCGCCCGCAGGAGGCGCTGACCGTGCCCGGCGCGGTCGCCCTCGTGGAGCGGGTCAACGCGCTGCGCGGCGCCCCGGTCACCGGCACCCCGCTCCGTTTCGTCATGACCACCGGCGACAACACCGACAACAACGCCCGCACCGAACTCGACTGGTTCATGAAGGTGATGAGCGGCGGCCGGATCACCCCGGACTCCGGGGACCCCCGGCACTACGAGGGCGTGCAGAACAGCGGGCTCCCCCTCTACTGGCAGCCCGGCTCCACCCGCCGCGACCACGACAAGGCGCTCGGCTTCCCGCACCTGACGGGATTCCTGGCCGCCGCGGTGCGCGAGGTGCGCAGCCCCGGCCTCGCCCTGCCCTGGTACTCCACGGTCGGCAACCACGACAGCCTCCCGCTGGGCTGCTACGGCTCACACGGGGACCCCTACCTCACCGAGGCGGCCATCGGCGGAAAGAAGCTGATGGACGTCACCGCCTCCGAGGCCAGGAAGCTCCAGGACGCCATCAAGAACGCCACCGACCCGAGGGGCGTCGCCTACCGCGAGTTCCTCAAGGCCCACACCCGCTCCCTGCGCGCGGTCACCCCGGACGAGCGGCGCGCCCCGTACACCCGGGACGACTACCTCAAGGCCCACCTCGACCCCGCCCACCAGGGGCACGGACCGGCCGGGCACGGCTACTCCCCGGCGAACCTGGACGCGGGCACCCAGTACTACGCCTTCCGGATCGCCGGCGACGTCATCGGCGTCAGCCTCGACACCACCGACCCGGGCGGCCACTACGAGGGCTCCGTCGGAACCGCCCAGCTGCGCTGGCTGCGGCGGACCCTGGACGGGAACAAGGACTCCTACGCGATCGTCTTCAGCCACCACACCAGCACCTCGATGACCAACACCCGCCCCGACCCGGCCCGTCCGGGAGAGCGGCGGCACGGCGGCGCCGAGGTGGTCTCGGCCCTCGCCACCCACGGCAGGGTGCTGGCCTGGGTGAACGGCCACATCCACCGCAATGTCGTCACCCCGCACCGGACGGCCGGCGGCCGCTCCTTCTGGGAGATCTCCACCGCCTCCCACGTCGACCACCCGCAGCTCGCCCGCGTCGTGGAACTGGTGGACAACGAGGACGGCACCCTCTCGCTCCACACCACCCTGATCGAGTCCGCCGCCCCGCACCGCGCGGACCACACCGACCTCTCGCAGACCGGCCTGGCCGCCCTCTACCGTGAACTCGCCTGGAACGCGCCCGGCGCCAACCGGACGCTCGCGGGCCGGCCGGCGGACCGGAACACCGAACTCGTGCTGAAGAAGGGCTGATACTCACTCAACCGGCCTACACCGGCGCAACCCCCGGCCGGCCGGGCGGGTCCCTCCCCGCGACCGCACCGTACAGCTGACTCTGGGGAACGACATGCGCGCACGCACGACACTGGTGGGCACCACCGCCCTGCTCCTCACGGCGGCCCTCGCCGGCCCCGCCGTCGCCGCCGGCCGGGCCGGAACCGTCGCCGAGGGCGGCCACTCCGGTACCCGTAAGGCGATCGAGGCGCAGGTCACCGCCGGGATTCCCGGCGTGACGGCCACCGTGCGGGACGCCCGCGGCACTTGGTCCGCCACGGCCGGTGTCGGTGACCTGCGCACGCACCGGCCGCGCTCCACCGCCGACCGCTACCGGGTCGGCAGCATCACCAAGACCTTCGTCTCGACCGTGATGCTCCAGCTGGAGGCCGAGGGCCGGCTCTCCCTGGACGACACCGTGGAGAAATGGCTGCCCGGGGTGGTCGACGGCCACGGCAACGACGGCCGCCGCATCACCCTCCGCCGGCTGCTGAACCACACCAGCGGTATCTACGACTACACCGTCGACCCCGGCTTCGACGCCGACTACTTCCAGAAGGACGGCTTCTTCGAGCACCGCTACGACGACGTCACCCCGCAGCACCTGGTGGCGATCGCCATGCGGCACGCGCCGGTCTTCGCGCCGGGCGCGAAGTGGGAGTACTCCAACACCAACTACATCCTGGCCGCCATGATCATCAAGAAGGTGACGGGGCACTCGTACGGCACCGAGATCACCCGCCGGATCATCCGCCCCCTGCACCTGCGCGCCACCTCCGTCCCCGGCACCCGGGTCACCGTCCCCCACCCGAGCAGCCGCGGCTACTCCAAGCTCGGCC
Coding sequences within it:
- a CDS encoding serine hydrolase domain-containing protein; translated protein: MRARTTLVGTTALLLTAALAGPAVAAGRAGTVAEGGHSGTRKAIEAQVTAGIPGVTATVRDARGTWSATAGVGDLRTHRPRSTADRYRVGSITKTFVSTVMLQLEAEGRLSLDDTVEKWLPGVVDGHGNDGRRITLRRLLNHTSGIYDYTVDPGFDADYFQKDGFFEHRYDDVTPQHLVAIAMRHAPVFAPGAKWEYSNTNYILAAMIIKKVTGHSYGTEITRRIIRPLHLRATSVPGTRVTVPHPSSRGYSKLGPSADGPTYDVTTLNPSFAYSAGEMISDSADLDRFYSALLRGRLLPAKQLKEMKTTVKIDGVPNIRYGLALTDTRLSCGVHVWGHNGGIQGSVSTAMTTADGRHSLALNFNGDWTGDLDAVSEAEYCGG
- a CDS encoding TIGR03767 family metallophosphoesterase, with the translated sequence MPRTRSAAASAQGARRRTVLAAAGAVSLTAGAGYALRPAHGRTAAQTAAHAEAPSGAGAGPAPADRAAHAGTAARRTGPSTRGTTLESVATPRGGSGYRRLGDGPGWPRVVRTDLAHPRSGRADRRTALAAFVQFTDLHLTDVQHPLRAEFLRAADPHAWRPQEALTVPGAVALVERVNALRGAPVTGTPLRFVMTTGDNTDNNARTELDWFMKVMSGGRITPDSGDPRHYEGVQNSGLPLYWQPGSTRRDHDKALGFPHLTGFLAAAVREVRSPGLALPWYSTVGNHDSLPLGCYGSHGDPYLTEAAIGGKKLMDVTASEARKLQDAIKNATDPRGVAYREFLKAHTRSLRAVTPDERRAPYTRDDYLKAHLDPAHQGHGPAGHGYSPANLDAGTQYYAFRIAGDVIGVSLDTTDPGGHYEGSVGTAQLRWLRRTLDGNKDSYAIVFSHHTSTSMTNTRPDPARPGERRHGGAEVVSALATHGRVLAWVNGHIHRNVVTPHRTAGGRSFWEISTASHVDHPQLARVVELVDNEDGTLSLHTTLIESAAPHRADHTDLSQTGLAALYRELAWNAPGANRTLAGRPADRNTELVLKKG
- a CDS encoding VOC family protein; translation: MSLRTGHTGLNVTDLDRSLAFYRDVLGFTLLAEGKEDGRRHAFLGDGDGDSDEPVLTLWQQAQESYDGDRAGLHHLAFTADSVERVRAYETALRAAGVRFAHEGVVAHREGSASGGIFFHDPDGTRLEISVPDGAEGTPAPHATAPTCGFF
- a CDS encoding NUDIX hydrolase; amino-acid sequence: MRRKLRVAAYAVCVRDGQILLARSPAPDGTPEWVLPGGGMEHGEDPYDTVRREVTEETGYRIEVTGLLGIDSHHVPIRGRLGRRSVDHHGVRIVYTGEITGGDLRHEVNGSTDFAAWHDLDAVPGLARIHLVDTALRLWRERPPSGRATTERPVP
- a CDS encoding pyridoxamine 5'-phosphate oxidase family protein, encoding MGVYHAGSLAVQERVGVRERAEHVGRSLGQGIKPVAAAFLELQPLLVVGAADPATGRVWASPLAGSPGFVRATGPRQMSVLREPAPGDPLATALTTPDTPVGTIAVDPRTRRRMRLNGRLRPTARGFAVTAEQVFSNCPKHIQRRESYEWAAERRPGSVRRLRQLDAEQRAFIASADTFFLATVRGTGADVSHRGGNPGFVRATSPVDLTWRDYPGNAMFLTLGNLSTDPRAGLLFLDWTKGTTLHLSGEARTEFDDDGERTVRFTLTEAVHRPAALPLRWTAPEYSPANPDIAR